AGATAAAGGAAGGGAAGACAGATTAATATCTCCTATAATGACTAATGCTTATTCATTAGCAGCTGAAGAACTAGGACTTAATTATGAAACTATTTATCAAAATTTTAAAACAAGAGGAGAATCAGCAGACGCAATAGTAGTTAAAAAATTAATGATGCTCCCTAACAAAAGCATAATAATAGTTAATATATCAAACAGAATAGGGAGCTTAGGACCGTTAGGATTAAGTTTTAGGAAGTTCTGCGCAGACAGACAACACAGATTCATATCTTCGAGCAGTTTAGGAAGTATAGACAACAAGAAACTAAGTTTCTTAATAGATTGTTTAGACATAGATTACAAAGAAATAGAAAAGAAAACCAAGAGATTAGAAAAAATACTGAGTGAAGCTAAAGAAATAAACATAACTACTAAGATAGGAACAAACATAACTTTCGGAGTGAAGGGAATGCCTGGGAAATCCGCGACAGGAATATACTCCGAGCCAGGAACCGGAGGAAACCTGCCAGGAAGCGAAGTGTATATAGCTCCTAAAAAAAATGAGGTGAACGGAAGAGTTTACATAGATGGAAGTTTAAGAATAAAAAACAAAACCATACTACTAAAAGAACCCGTAAGGTTAGATATAAGCAAAGGAAGCATTACTTCTATGAATAATACGTACGAAGCCAGACAATTATTAGAAACTCTTAGATGGGCTCAGAAAAAAGCAAAGAACCCTGATAATGTTTGGAAAATAGGCGAGTTAGGAATAGGCCTAAACAAGAAAGCAAAAGTGATAGGCTCCACTATAATAGATGAAAAAACTTACAAAACCGCTCACATAGCCATAGGAAGCAATTCTTGGTTCGGAGGAGACATTAAAACATTCATACACCTAGACCAAGTATTTCACGACCCAATAATAAAAATAGACGGTAAACTTCTCAAATATTAAATAGGATTAAAATAAGTCGAACCCGAAGCGTTTGCTTGTTCAGCTAAAGAAACAGGAACAATAGATTTATGCAAAGTATTAGTAAGATTGTAAGGCTGAGAAATATCAATAGCTAAAACAGTAGCTACATCTATTTGGCTACTGAAAACATATTCCCCATAAGAATCAGGAACTAATTTATTATGCCAAAAATGCCAATCAATACTACTACTACCACTTCTTATGACTGTGTCATAATCTGAAGGATCAGAATAAATAGGAAGAACAACAGAAGTAATACCAAGATCCGAAGGCGAAAAATTTCCACGAAGCCTATCTAAGAAAGAAGGAGACTTATTATATTCAAAGAATCTTTGATTAACCACTAATTCATTAAACGTAGATGCTTTCTCATTAAAATCAGGACTTATATGATTGTATTTTTCATCAACACTAATAATTATGACATCACTAAAATTCTCAACTCGAAGAGGAACAAGTACTTCATCAACAACTACGTGAACAGGATCTTTCAAACCAATAATACTGAAAGACTCAGACATATTCAAAGAAACATTAAGACTAAAATCATCCTCAATCATTAATATGTTAAACAAAAAATGTATATCCAGCAACCAAGGAGAAGACTGATTCAAAAAAACATCAGAAACAACGAATTCAACTTTTAAACCCGTATTTTCTCTAATAAAATTATACAAATCAACCTCTATTTTTTCTTTAAGATTAGCTTGATCACCACAATAATTAGAACCTCCCAAATCAAAATAACCATACTCTAAACAATTAACGAATTCAAAATCAAAATCATCAACAAAAGAATTCTCAACGAACATAACTTCTAACATAGCAGACAAAGCCTCTTTAGAACTAACAACTGCTTGAGCCCTAGCAATGTTCTCAGCTTGAAACATGAAATTATTAGCAGTAACAATCTTGATTCTATCAACATCAACTTTGTGATCAAGAGGCAACTCAATAATATAAAAAAACAACAACAAAATAAAAGAACTAATAACTAATGCAACAATAGTAAAAACGACGCCCTCCTTATTATTAAACAAAACCATTCTTCATGACCAAATCGTTATATTAGTAGTAGTAATATGAATATCTAAGGAATCGTCAACGTAATAAGTCAAAATCCTACCCGTCAAACTCGTCCTAGCATAATCCAATCTTTCAAGATTATCCTCATAAATAATTGTGTCATTAACAACGTACTCAAAACCAAGATGACTAGGCACAACGAACCTAGTAAGATTAGCAACCAAAACACTAGCCCTAGCAGTATCCCCCCCATCCTCAATGAGCATCTTATACACTTTTTGATAAACAAACAACTCTAAGTCTTCCTCGTAAGCATCATCATACGCGAACTGATACTTATCCCTAACATCCTTCATAGTCGTACTAGCAAGAAAACTAAGAAAATTATTCAACTCATGATAAGTATCCTCAACAACAGGCCTACTAGAATAAATAGACATAACAAGCATAATAGTAACAGTAACAATTAAACCAGCAATCAAAGTATCAAGAGTAAAAAAAACCGCGCCGGACTTACCTCTTTTTATTATACTCACCACCTTCTAAAAACAAAGAACATAATAAAACAACTATTATATAATATTTTCTAAGAAATAAAAAGTAAAAAACCAAAAAAAAAGATTAATCAGACTTCTTAACCGCTTTCTTAACAGACTTCTTAACAGTCTTAGAAACAGGCTTCTCAGAAACAGCTTCTTCAACAGAAGAAACTTCTTCAGACTTAGCCTTCTTAGCTTCTTTAGGTTCTTCAACTTCTTCAACAGAACCATCACTAGGTTGTTTAAGCTTAGCCGCTAACTTATCCTTGAAACTAGTAGGCTTATCAGTTTTCTCAGTCTGAACTTTTTGAACTTTGTAATCATAACCCTCAAGCTCAACAGAAACAAAATCATCATGCTGAACAGTCTTAACAGTCACTTTACCCGGAGGATTAGTAATACCTTTACTCCAAACAAATTCATTAAGAACAGAACCAATCCTAACATCCTCAGACTTCATGTGCTTCTCCACGAATTTCCTAATCTGACTCACAGCTCTCTTAGCCCTATAATACTTAGGAACTTTAATAAAACCTTGCCTTAAAGGAATAGTATAAACTCTCTCAACTTTATTTTTAGCCATTTTAATAATCCTCATACCTTGATACTGCTACGTCTCCAACTCCTCTTAACGAAAGTGTGCCTACCAGGATGAAGTTTCCTACTAGCACCATTAATTTTAGGAACAACCCAGAAAGGAGCCCAACGAGTCATACGACCATGCTTCACTAATTTTTTCTTTTTAGATAAATGAATAAACCTAGACATTTTTAGCACCTTTACCCTTAAGAGCTTCTTTAGAAGCATCATTAATCAATTTAACTCCAGCAATAGTAACAGTTCGCCCCTTATGAACACCAACACCTTCTTGCTTCAACAAACCAGAAGACTCTAATTGTTGAAGAACCTTACGAAGAACGTTCCTAGAAGCACGAGAAGAACTCGCAGGATTAACACCGTTATCCTTCCTAGTACCATATTTCACGCTTAACTTAGAAACACCAACCGGACCAAGCTTTTGAACACTCAAAAGAACAGCCGCTGCTCTAACGTACCACCAATCCTGCCTAACAGGAGGTCTTTGTTTACCATGACCCGTCTTAACATAAGACGCCCACTCAGGAGGATTAACACTACCCCTAAGCTTAACAGCCAAATTCTCTATTACATCATTATTATTTATTACTTTCATATTATTTGCACCTTCAATATCCTGAACCACAAGTCATCATTGCAAACCTCTAAACCAATCAGGAGAAATGATGATTGTTTTAAAAAGCTTATGGTTATAAAAAAGACTAAATGCTAAAAAAAAATGGTTAAATCCAAGAAAGAACAGCTTTAGTATAAAGATAAACCTTAGACAACTCATAATAAATATTATTCTTTTCAACATCACTCATTTCATCATAAAGACGCAACAACTCAAAATAATTACTCTTAACAGAAACAGACTCTGAGAAACAAAGAGCTAAAAAAGAATTATGAACCAGAGCTTGAGCATTATCAAACACAGGCTTAGGCAACTCTAATTCTAAAGCTCTAAACGTAAAATCATCCTTAGATAATTTACTAGTGTTCATAATCAACATCCTCGTTTCCTGAATAAAAGTTAATAATGCTTGCTTAGATAAAAGAACAGATTTACGCTCCTTAGGAAATAAAGATTCAACGTACAAAAGCATTCCTTGACGAAGCGAAGCATTAAAAACACGTCTACGCAAACCCTTCTTAGATTCTTCAAGATCAAATTCTAAAGAAATCTTTAAAGCTAAAGATAAATACTTCCTAGAAACACTAAGCACCGCTATTAAGTCCTTACTTGTTCTATCAAAATCAGCATTAGAAGAATTAAAAACTCTTATGTACAACTCATTAACAATTCTTAATAAATCAGCTTTATCAGAATCATTCAACAAGAATTGTTTT
This portion of the Candidatus Woesearchaeota archaeon genome encodes:
- a CDS encoding aminopeptidase; this encodes MQKQRIKEIVNQSKFKNKIRIDVFKKILTDNLKAKNEQIIIIGDKGREDRLISPIMTNAYSLAAEELGLNYETIYQNFKTRGESADAIVVKKLMMLPNKSIIIVNISNRIGSLGPLGLSFRKFCADRQHRFISSSSLGSIDNKKLSFLIDCLDIDYKEIEKKTKRLEKILSEAKEINITTKIGTNITFGVKGMPGKSATGIYSEPGTGGNLPGSEVYIAPKKNEVNGRVYIDGSLRIKNKTILLKEPVRLDISKGSITSMNNTYEARQLLETLRWAQKKAKNPDNVWKIGELGIGLNKKAKVIGSTIIDEKTYKTAHIAIGSNSWFGGDIKTFIHLDQVFHDPIIKIDGKLLKY
- a CDS encoding 60S ribosomal protein L31, whose amino-acid sequence is MAKNKVERVYTIPLRQGFIKVPKYYRAKRAVSQIRKFVEKHMKSEDVRIGSVLNEFVWSKGITNPPGKVTVKTVQHDDFVSVELEGYDYKVQKVQTEKTDKPTSFKDKLAAKLKQPSDGSVEEVEEPKEAKKAKSEEVSSVEEAVSEKPVSKTVKKSVKKAVKKSD
- a CDS encoding 40S ribosomal protein S19 — its product is MKVINNNDVIENLAVKLRGSVNPPEWASYVKTGHGKQRPPVRQDWWYVRAAAVLLSVQKLGPVGVSKLSVKYGTRKDNGVNPASSSRASRNVLRKVLQQLESSGLLKQEGVGVHKGRTVTIAGVKLINDASKEALKGKGAKNV